A single region of the Vicinamibacterales bacterium genome encodes:
- a CDS encoding RNase A-like domain-containing protein codes for MRGACAAAALLVLALAGCDSSGTAPIQQRAAPPASTASAPAAAERRTVPSPTSHDLSADEAMGGHTLERHVGRSDADLIERLRREPQISSASTYTDRAAAETVVGAALAAETPSLAAWRERRGRRPNFVLRYRADRVIGRSMGRGRTTAVACDRALVVLRWDERRARAYVLTSYPEASR; via the coding sequence GTGCGCGGTGCCTGTGCTGCGGCGGCGCTTCTCGTCCTGGCATTGGCCGGCTGCGATTCCTCCGGCACGGCTCCCATCCAACAGCGCGCCGCGCCGCCAGCCAGCACGGCGTCGGCACCAGCGGCGGCCGAGCGCCGGACGGTGCCGTCGCCGACCAGCCACGATCTGTCAGCCGACGAGGCGATGGGCGGTCACACCCTCGAGCGCCACGTCGGGCGGAGCGATGCCGACCTGATCGAGCGTCTCCGCCGCGAGCCGCAGATCTCGAGCGCATCCACATACACCGATCGCGCCGCGGCCGAAACAGTCGTCGGCGCGGCGCTCGCCGCCGAGACCCCGTCGTTGGCCGCCTGGCGCGAGCGCCGCGGCCGGCGGCCGAACTTCGTGCTGCGCTATCGCGCCGATCGCGTCATTGGCCGATCGATGGGGCGCGGCCGGACGACCGCCGTCGCCTGCGATCGCGCTCTGGTCGTTCTGCGCTGGGACGAGCGGCGGGCGCGCGCCTACGTATTGACGTCGTATCCGGAGGCGAGCCGATGA
- a CDS encoding BlaI/MecI/CopY family transcriptional regulator: MFRRNRPGLASQFGSLELRVLDALWALGREAAVRDVLEAFPTAAYTTVMTTMERLHRKGVLTRRKDGRAFLYAPVASRDAMESGLVAHTLEPLLRGGRAQPILSYFVDEVSRHDDRLLDELERLVREKRRQQDAPPEEDR; this comes from the coding sequence ATGTTTCGGCGGAATCGGCCAGGGCTGGCCAGTCAGTTCGGCTCGCTCGAGCTGCGGGTGCTCGACGCGCTGTGGGCGCTCGGGAGGGAAGCGGCGGTGCGCGATGTGCTAGAGGCGTTTCCGACCGCCGCCTACACGACCGTCATGACGACGATGGAACGGCTGCACCGCAAGGGGGTGCTGACGAGGCGCAAGGACGGGCGGGCCTTCCTCTACGCGCCGGTGGCGTCGCGCGACGCGATGGAGTCGGGGCTGGTGGCGCACACGCTGGAGCCGCTGCTTCGGGGCGGCCGGGCCCAGCCAATCCTTTCCTACTTCGTCGACGAGGTCAGCCGCCACGACGATCGGCTGCTCGATGAACTCGAACGGCTCGTCCGCGAGAAGCGTCGACAACAGGACGCGCCGCCCGAGGAGGACCGGTGA
- a CDS encoding contact-dependent growth inhibition system immunity protein gives MTRAATAEFPELTRVFSGYLHEDFAAEYGSPDAALQAFREDASPDEWRRFQREAARFVRWAEAGRFSDVGALAQQMGSRWSPPSHDALIALVSTAAGVKRR, from the coding sequence ATGACGCGCGCGGCGACGGCGGAATTCCCTGAACTGACGCGAGTCTTCAGCGGCTACCTGCACGAGGATTTTGCCGCCGAGTACGGCAGTCCCGACGCCGCGCTGCAGGCCTTCCGCGAAGACGCCTCGCCCGACGAGTGGCGGCGGTTCCAGCGCGAGGCGGCGCGGTTCGTGCGATGGGCCGAAGCCGGCCGTTTCAGCGACGTCGGCGCGCTCGCTCAACAGATGGGCAGCCGCTGGTCGCCCCCGTCACACGACGCGCTCATCGCCCTGGTGAGCACCGCCGCCGGCGTGAAACGCCGCTGA
- the ligD gene encoding DNA ligase D: MRSPMLATLAEAPLQSRLLVYEPKYDGIRALVEIDPGKRGQPAGVRLWSRNGNEKTAQFPEVTQALSAAARAVKQPLVLDGEIVALDERGQPAGFQRLQGRMHLLGARDVERAERAQPAAFIAFDILADGKQDLTSRPLSERRAHLEKLFATLTAKAPDAAAPIVRISEQVAGDGRQLYARAQQEGWEGLIAKEAASTYQPGRRSPAWRKIKLLHEEEFVVGGWTEPRETRQHFGALLLGVYEGDELVYAGHTGTGFDQKELTKLSRLLKARATKTSPFSAPIKTNEPAHWVRPELVAQIRFTEWTADHRLRHPVYLGLRDDKAAQDVRRGADRAAVTRQPRSVSAAPHRTTLELQAILEQLTSLEAAKKDGLVTLPGGESVKVTNLAKLFWPARADAAAGRGLAPGITKGELLRYYVEVAPFILPCVAERPLVMKRFPNGVAGEAFYQHKVSERGARQFVGGTLKTLLEMTQLAAISQDPWFSRVSSPHDADYTAIDLDPGPGASFETVLDIARWVRDELRRLGVSGFPKTSGSRGLHIYLRLPPDTSYESGMLFCQIVATLVATRHPKQATVERSVTKRPKGTVYIDYLQNIEGKTLATAYSARASEFAGVSTPLTWKEIDAGFDPRAFTIRTALARFREVGDLWADLRTSPPADLQAVLDQH, translated from the coding sequence GTGCGGTCTCCCATGCTGGCCACGCTCGCAGAAGCACCACTCCAGAGCCGGCTGCTCGTTTATGAACCGAAGTACGACGGCATCCGCGCGCTCGTCGAAATCGACCCGGGCAAGAGGGGCCAGCCAGCGGGGGTACGGCTGTGGTCGCGTAACGGCAACGAGAAGACGGCGCAGTTTCCCGAGGTGACGCAGGCGCTCTCGGCCGCCGCGCGCGCGGTCAAGCAGCCGCTGGTGCTCGACGGCGAGATCGTCGCGCTCGACGAGCGCGGCCAGCCGGCCGGCTTTCAGCGGCTGCAGGGCCGCATGCATCTGCTCGGCGCGCGCGACGTGGAACGCGCGGAGCGGGCGCAACCAGCCGCGTTCATCGCCTTCGACATCCTCGCCGACGGCAAACAGGATTTGACGAGCCGTCCGCTCAGCGAGAGACGAGCGCACCTCGAGAAACTGTTCGCGACGTTGACGGCCAAGGCCCCCGACGCCGCCGCGCCGATCGTCCGGATCAGCGAACAGGTCGCAGGCGACGGACGCCAGCTGTACGCGCGGGCGCAGCAAGAAGGATGGGAGGGACTGATCGCCAAGGAGGCGGCCTCGACCTACCAGCCGGGACGCCGCTCACCGGCGTGGCGCAAGATCAAACTGCTGCACGAGGAGGAATTCGTCGTCGGCGGCTGGACCGAACCCCGCGAGACGCGACAGCACTTCGGCGCACTGCTGCTCGGCGTCTACGAAGGCGACGAGCTCGTCTACGCCGGCCATACCGGCACCGGCTTCGATCAGAAAGAGCTGACGAAGCTCTCGCGGCTGCTGAAGGCGCGCGCGACGAAGACATCGCCTTTTTCAGCGCCGATCAAGACCAACGAACCCGCGCACTGGGTGCGCCCGGAGCTCGTCGCGCAGATCCGGTTCACGGAGTGGACGGCGGACCACAGGCTGCGCCATCCCGTGTATCTGGGGCTCCGCGACGACAAGGCGGCCCAGGACGTGCGCCGAGGCGCCGACCGGGCCGCCGTCACGCGACAGCCGCGATCCGTTTCGGCGGCTCCGCATCGAACAACCCTGGAACTACAGGCAATCCTCGAACAGCTCACCAGCCTGGAAGCGGCGAAGAAAGACGGTCTCGTCACGCTGCCTGGCGGCGAGTCGGTGAAGGTGACGAATCTCGCAAAGTTGTTCTGGCCCGCTCGCGCCGACGCTGCGGCTGGACGCGGGCTCGCCCCTGGAATCACGAAAGGGGAACTGCTCCGCTATTACGTCGAGGTCGCGCCATTCATCCTGCCATGCGTCGCGGAGCGTCCGCTGGTGATGAAGCGGTTCCCGAACGGCGTCGCCGGCGAGGCGTTCTACCAGCACAAGGTGAGCGAGCGCGGCGCGCGGCAGTTTGTCGGCGGCACGCTGAAGACGCTGCTCGAGATGACCCAGCTCGCTGCCATCTCTCAGGATCCGTGGTTCTCGCGCGTCAGCTCGCCGCACGACGCCGACTATACGGCGATCGATCTCGATCCCGGCCCTGGCGCCAGCTTCGAGACTGTCCTGGACATCGCGCGCTGGGTCCGCGACGAGCTGCGGCGCCTCGGGGTGTCCGGATTCCCGAAAACGTCAGGCTCGCGCGGGCTCCACATCTATCTGCGGCTGCCTCCGGACACTTCCTACGAGTCGGGCATGCTCTTCTGCCAAATCGTCGCCACGCTGGTCGCGACCAGACACCCGAAGCAGGCGACCGTCGAACGTTCGGTGACGAAGCGCCCGAAAGGCACGGTCTACATCGACTACCTGCAGAACATCGAGGGCAAGACGCTGGCAACCGCCTACAGCGCGCGCGCCAGCGAGTTCGCCGGCGTGTCGACGCCACTCACGTGGAAAGAGATCGACGCCGGCTTCGACCCGCGCGCTTTCACGATCCGCACGGCTCTGGCGAGATTTCGTGAAGTCGGCGACCTCTGGGCCGATCTGAGGACGTCGCCTCCCGCAGATCTGCAGGCAGTGCTCGACCAACACTAG
- a CDS encoding ferredoxin, which translates to MPKKFESPAQPVAQFGIGKLRRHLFVCVGPDCIDPETGDATWQYVKKRMKELNIAGPDGPCYRTKCNCLRICTDGPTAVVYPEGTWYRFVTPENAERIIQEHLIGGRVVEDLRFATNPLTDDPQTEN; encoded by the coding sequence ATGCCGAAGAAGTTCGAGTCGCCAGCACAGCCGGTCGCACAGTTCGGAATCGGCAAGCTCCGCCGCCATCTCTTCGTGTGCGTCGGGCCCGATTGCATCGATCCCGAGACTGGCGATGCCACGTGGCAGTACGTAAAGAAGCGGATGAAAGAGCTCAACATCGCAGGACCCGATGGACCGTGCTACCGCACCAAGTGCAATTGCCTGCGCATCTGCACCGACGGACCGACCGCGGTCGTCTACCCCGAGGGCACGTGGTACCGGTTCGTGACGCCCGAGAACGCCGAGCGCATCATCCAGGAACACCTCATCGGTGGCCGGGTGGTCGAGGACTTGCGCTTCGCCACCAACCCGCTGACCGACGATCCACAGACTGAGAACTGA
- a CDS encoding cytochrome P450, with product MYPPGPRGYPFIGVLPHLRSNPIRTFLDAADRYGDIVHMKVGPYHGYMVLDPADIRHVLQDNARNYHKSPIYERLRQGVGNGLLTSEDAVWLRQRRLAQPAFHRQRLMAMADAMVDCTEQMLERWDRLAAQGATVDIVEEMTGLTQAIIVRTLFSTGLGGAADIVNRTWPIINRRIGETLWATKLEMALPLPANRRSRRALAELETVVYGIIADRRRTGRDEPDLLSMLLSARDEETGAAMTDRQLRDEVMTMLLAGHETTSLALSWTYYLLAQHPDTARGIADEVDQVVGSGRPSFAHLDRLIVTRRAIEESLRLYPPSWGFSRQATGDDEIGGYRIAKGSLVFLIPYVVHRRPRLWPDPERFDPDRFAPEQESTRPRFAYIPFGGGPRGCIGSQFAIVEAQLIVAAVARRFRVALLPGQDIRPEPLITLRPSPAVYARLELRAPGEDVARG from the coding sequence GTGTACCCTCCCGGACCTCGCGGCTATCCGTTCATTGGAGTACTGCCGCACCTGCGCTCGAATCCGATTCGCACCTTTCTCGACGCGGCCGATCGATACGGCGACATCGTTCACATGAAGGTCGGGCCTTACCATGGCTACATGGTGTTGGATCCGGCAGACATCAGGCACGTCCTCCAGGACAACGCCCGCAACTACCACAAGAGTCCGATCTACGAAAGGCTCCGCCAAGGCGTCGGCAACGGGCTGCTGACGAGCGAAGACGCCGTGTGGCTGCGCCAGCGCCGCCTCGCCCAGCCCGCCTTCCACCGCCAGCGACTGATGGCGATGGCCGACGCGATGGTCGACTGTACCGAACAGATGCTCGAGCGGTGGGACCGCCTCGCCGCGCAGGGCGCGACTGTCGACATCGTCGAAGAGATGACCGGCCTCACACAAGCCATCATCGTGCGGACGCTGTTCAGCACCGGCCTCGGCGGGGCTGCGGACATCGTCAACCGGACGTGGCCGATCATCAACCGGCGGATCGGCGAGACGCTCTGGGCGACGAAGCTGGAAATGGCGTTACCACTTCCGGCGAATCGCCGCTCCCGACGCGCACTCGCCGAACTGGAAACAGTCGTCTACGGCATCATCGCCGACCGCCGCCGGACCGGCCGCGACGAGCCGGATCTGTTGTCGATGCTCCTGTCGGCGCGCGACGAAGAAACGGGCGCGGCGATGACCGACCGGCAGCTCCGCGACGAGGTCATGACGATGCTGCTGGCCGGCCACGAGACGACGTCGCTGGCGCTGTCGTGGACCTACTATCTGCTGGCGCAGCATCCCGACACCGCACGCGGCATCGCCGACGAGGTGGACCAGGTCGTCGGCAGCGGCCGGCCGAGTTTCGCACACCTCGATCGGCTGATCGTGACGCGCCGCGCCATCGAGGAATCGCTGCGGCTCTATCCGCCGTCGTGGGGCTTCTCGCGGCAGGCGACGGGCGACGATGAGATCGGCGGCTACCGGATCGCGAAAGGCTCGCTCGTATTCCTGATTCCGTACGTGGTGCATCGCCGGCCGCGGCTCTGGCCGGATCCGGAGCGCTTCGATCCAGATCGATTCGCGCCAGAGCAGGAATCGACGCGGCCGCGATTCGCCTACATCCCGTTCGGCGGTGGTCCGCGCGGCTGCATCGGCAGCCAGTTCGCGATAGTCGAGGCGCAGCTGATTGTCGCGGCCGTCGCGCGGCGGTTTCGCGTGGCGCTGCTGCCGGGTCAAGACATCCGCCCCGAGCCGCTCATCACCCTGCGGCCGTCCCCGGCTGTCTACGCTCGACTCGAGCTGCGCGCACCTGGCGAAGACGTCGCGAGGGGGTAA